One Deltaproteobacteria bacterium genomic window, CATATGCCAAGGGCCAAATTGCGCCGTACCATATCAGACTCCTGTTGCAGCCCGAAGGCAAGCAAAGGCAGAGGAACAACATGGTCCCCTGACCAGTTACGAATTATCTCTGGCGGCTATAGTTTGTGGCACCAGTGGATAAAGCGGCCAAGCTTCGCATCCAGGAACGCCAGAAAGTTTCCTGCGAAGGTTCTCGCTGCCAGAGCACCCAATACTACACCCAGGCTGTTGGCTACCACGTCCGCGTACTCACAACTGCGACCTGGCACCATGATCTGGGCCGCCTCCAGTGCAGCACCCATAAGAATAAAAACCAGGCAGAAGCACACCTGCCAGGCGAGCTCGCGGTAAAGCTGAGCAAACCAGAACATCAGCATCATGTAGACGAGAAAATGCCCCGCCTTGTCAGACAGGGGAAAACTAGCAACCGGCGGCGGGGTCGGGATCAAAGAGAGAACAATAATCAACGCCACATACAGCCAGCCGCCAATGAGCCACATTCGGGGGAAGCAAAATCTGTGAATGTCGGACCTCGGTATGTCAATCATTTCTTGAACAGAGTTTTCCCAGCACACGGCTATATTACAGAAAACGACTCTATTTACAAGGGTACCAGTTTACTGGGACAACTTTCTGGCCTCAGAAAATAGTGGCTCTAGACCCTCGGGCCAGGCTCACCTATTATACGCAAGTGCTTTGGCAACACTTTGACAAAAGTACACCCTGCGGATTCGATATCCACATCCATCAAGCAGGCATGATTGCCAATGGGGTGAGTCCTCCTGATTGCCTGGCAAGCAAGCCGTCGTCCGATCAAGGAAATATCCGCACTAGCTTTAAAGGAAACACCATGGTATTTGAGAAGAGCTCGACGAAGATGTCTGTTGCATGCTGGAGCAAGTGCGCATGTCAGCTGTCATTTTCTGCAACAAGCATGATCATTTGAGACTTTTGGACAATTTTTAGCCAGGATCGGTGCAATCGAGGT contains:
- a CDS encoding VanZ family protein, with amino-acid sequence MIDIPRSDIHRFCFPRMWLIGGWLYVALIIVLSLIPTPPPVASFPLSDKAGHFLVYMMLMFWFAQLYRELAWQVCFCLVFILMGAALEAAQIMVPGRSCEYADVVANSLGVVLGALAARTFAGNFLAFLDAKLGRFIHWCHKL